A part of Propioniciclava coleopterorum genomic DNA contains:
- a CDS encoding Gfo/Idh/MocA family protein produces the protein MASDGMNYAPAPMPKPVVEPGDFTFSVVGLDHGHIFGMTEGLLGAGATLKSVYDPDPAKLEAFKGLFPDVEVARAEEEILGDDAVQLVAGAAVTADRAPLGLRVMEAGKDYFTDKAPLTTLEQLAAVRETTARTGQKYAVYYSERIHVEAAVMAGQLIEQDAIGRVIQVMGMGPHRLNAPSRPDWFFDKERYGGILCDIGSHNFEQMLYFTGAKDATVTDSNIANYAHPEYPGLDDFGDAHIVMDNGASGYVRVDWFTPDGLSTWGDGRTFILGTEGYIELRKYANITTGEGPGHVFLVDGKGEHHFNATGKVGYPFFGQLVLDSLNRTENAMTQEHALKAAELSVQAQLQARDLTPRG, from the coding sequence ATGGCCTCTGACGGGATGAACTACGCGCCCGCACCCATGCCCAAGCCCGTCGTCGAGCCCGGCGACTTCACCTTCTCGGTGGTCGGCCTGGACCACGGCCACATCTTCGGGATGACCGAGGGGCTGCTGGGCGCCGGCGCCACCCTGAAGTCGGTCTACGATCCCGACCCGGCCAAGCTCGAGGCCTTCAAGGGCCTGTTCCCCGACGTCGAGGTGGCCCGCGCCGAGGAGGAGATCCTGGGCGACGATGCCGTGCAGCTCGTCGCGGGCGCCGCGGTCACCGCCGACCGGGCGCCGCTGGGCCTGCGCGTCATGGAGGCCGGCAAGGACTACTTCACCGACAAGGCGCCGCTGACCACCCTGGAGCAGTTGGCCGCGGTCCGCGAGACCACCGCCCGCACCGGCCAGAAGTACGCCGTCTACTACAGCGAGCGCATCCACGTCGAGGCCGCCGTCATGGCCGGCCAGCTCATCGAGCAGGACGCCATCGGCCGCGTCATCCAGGTGATGGGCATGGGCCCGCATCGCCTCAACGCGCCGTCGCGTCCGGACTGGTTCTTCGACAAGGAGCGCTACGGCGGCATCCTGTGCGACATCGGCTCGCACAACTTCGAGCAGATGCTGTACTTCACCGGCGCGAAGGACGCGACGGTCACCGACTCCAACATCGCCAACTACGCGCACCCGGAGTACCCGGGTCTGGACGACTTCGGCGACGCCCACATCGTGATGGACAACGGCGCCTCGGGCTACGTCCGCGTCGACTGGTTCACCCCGGACGGCCTCAGCACCTGGGGCGACGGGCGCACCTTCATCCTCGGCACCGAGGGCTACATCGAGCTGCGCAAGTACGCCAACATCACCACCGGCGAGGGCCCCGGCCACGTCTTCCTGGTCGACGGCAAGGGCGAGCACCACTTCAACGCCACCGGCAAGGTGGGCTACCCGTTCTTCGGTCAGCTCGTCCTCGACTCGCTGAACCGCACCGAGAACGCGATGACGCAGGAGCACGCGCTCAAGGCCGCCGAGCTGTCGGTCCAGGCCCAGCTCCAGGCGCGGGACCTCACCCCGCGCGGCTGA